The Caldisericota bacterium sequence AGAATGAGGAATGATGGTAGAGCCGTCCTACGTGGCGGCTGTTTTCTAAAGGAGAAGGTTTAATGAGAATTTCCACCACCCGCTTTGGAAATATAAATATTGATGAATCCAGGGTTATTCAGATGAAAGGGGGGATGCTGGGTTTTGATCAGTTGAAAAGATATGTGATCCTTATGCAGGATGAAAAGATTCCTTTCTGGTGGTTTCAGTCCATTGAGGATGGTTCGGTCGCTTTTGTTGTTATGAATGCTTTTGCAGTAAAACCGGATTACGAGCCGGTAATATCTGACGATGAAGTGAAATTACTTGAAATTGCATTGCCTGAGGATGCGGTTTTGTTTTCTGTCGTAACGATCCGTTCTGATCCGTTCAAGGTAACGG is a genomic window containing:
- the fliW gene encoding flagellar assembly protein FliW encodes the protein MRISTTRFGNINIDESRVIQMKGGMLGFDQLKRYVILMQDEKIPFWWFQSIEDGSVAFVVMNAFAVKPDYEPVISDDEVKLLEIALPEDAVLFSVVTIRSDPFKVTANLRAPIVINAKKMLAKQVVLVEPDYPVQHPITENKLFLEEKAYEKAEIIPSALAM